A window of Primulina tabacum isolate GXHZ01 chromosome 4, ASM2559414v2, whole genome shotgun sequence contains these coding sequences:
- the LOC142543425 gene encoding heat shock 70 kDa protein 8, whose product MSEPAYTVASDSETTGEEKSSPPSPEVALGIDIGTSQSSVAIWNGSDVELLGNRREQKLFRSYVKFKDDEIPVTGISSQLSDEYEMLSGAAIFNMKRLVGRIDTDSIVHASKSLPFLVQTLDIGVRPFVSALVNNVWRSMTPEEVLAIFLLELKTMAEIHLKRPVRNAVLTIPVSFTRFQLSRVERACAMVGLQVLRLMPEPTAVALLYAQQQQQNAPENTGSGSEKVALIFNMGAGFCDVAITATAGGVTQIKAMRGSTLGGEDMLLNMMHYLLPDMNILFASHGIDEIRKLGLLRVATQEAIHKLSSQSSIQIDLELGNGRKICRSIDREEFEEVNKEVFAECEKLIILCLLEAKVEQIEDINDVILVGGCSNIPKLQNIVKGICERDFYAGSHPLEAAVRGAALEGALASGFNDPFGSLDLLTIQVTPRSIGIKVYGNDYVPIILQNTTIPARKELVFTTIHDNQNEALLVVFEGNENTVKKNHLVGYFKTPGIPLAPKGVPKISVCMDINASNVLRVFVGVIMPGEQNPATPFMEVLMPTVDGGHGLCAEALSRTYGDSFDLMVVQKKVGC is encoded by the coding sequence ATGTCGGAACCAGCATACACTGTGGCATCGGACAGTGAAACAACCGGGGAAGAAAAATCTTCTCCTCCTTCCCCCGAAGTAGCACTCGGAATTGACATTGGTACTTCTCAATCCAGCGTCGCAATTTGGAATGGCTCGGATGTTGAGCTTCTGGGAAATAGACGTGAGCAGAAGTTGTTTAGATCTTACGTCAAGTTCAAAGATGATGAGATTCCAGTCACCGGTATAAGCAGTCAACTTTCTGATGAGTATGAGATGTTATCTGGTGCTGCCATTTTTAACATGAAAAGGTTGGTTGGTCGAATCGACACAGATTCAATTGTCCATGCAAGCAAAAGCCTCCCATTTCTTGTTCAGACCTTAGATATAGGTGTCAGGCCATTCGTATCTGCTCTGGTCAATAACGTGTGGAGGTCCATGACTCCCGAAGAAGTTCTCGCTATATTTCTTCTTGAACTAAAAACCATGGCTGAGATTCATTTGAAACGTCCTGTACGAAATGCTGTCCTAACAATTCCTGTGTCATTTACCAGATTCCAACTGAGTCGAGTCGAAAGAGCATGTGCAATGGTAGGGCTTCAGGTTCTGAGGTTGATGCCTGAGCCTACAGCAGTTGCCTTGTTATATGCACAGCAACAACAGCAGAATGCACCTGAAAATACGGGCAGTGGAAGCGAAAAAGTTGCACTAATATTCAATATGGGTGCTGGATTTTGTGACGTGGCCATCACTGCTACAGCAGGGGGAGTTACACAGATAAAAGCCATGAGAGGAAGTACTTTAGGAGGTGAAGACATGCTACTAAATATGATGCACTACCTCTTGCCTGATATGAACATTCTCTTTGCGAGCCACGGGATTGATGAGATAAGAAAATTGGGATTACTTCGAGTTGCCACTCAGGAAGCAATCCACAAACTTTCGTCCCAATCCAGTATCCAAATTGATCTTGAGTTGGGAAATGGAAGAAAAATATGTAGAAGTATCGACAGGGAGGAGTTTGAGGAAGTGAATAAAGAAGTTTTTGCTGAATGTGAGAAGCTAATTATATTGTGTCTACTCGAGGCAAAGGTAGAACAAATAGAGGATATAAACGATGTAATTCTTGTCGGTGGCTGCTCAAATATTCCTAAGCTACAAAACATTGTAAAGGGTATTTGTGAAAGAGACTTCTACGCTGGAAGTCATCCTCTGGAAGCTGCTGTTCGAGGAGCAGCATTAGAAGGTGCCCTGGCTTCTGGATTCAATGACCCTTTCGGCAGTTTAGACCTTTTAACGATACAAGTAACTCCACGGAGCATTGGAATAAAAGTGTATGGAAATGACTACGTGCCAATCATACTTCAAAACACCACAATCCCAGCAAGAAAAGAACTGGTTTTCACAACCATTCACGATAACCAGAACGAGGCACTACTCGTCGTTTTCGAGGGTAATGAGAATACAGTCAAAAAGAACCATCTCGTTGGATATTTCAAGACTCCGGGGATTCCTCTTGCCCCAAAAGGGGTACCCAAAATCAGCGTATGTATGGACATCAATGCATCGAACGTTCTTAGAGTTTTTGTTGGGGTTATCATGCCAGGGGAGCAAAATCCGGCCACTCCATTTATGGAGGTTCTGATGCCAACAGTTGATGGTGGGCACGGTCTGTGTGCCGAAGCTCTCAGTAGAACTTATGGCGATTCTTTCGATTTGATGGTCGTGCAAAAGAAAGTTGGGTGTTGA